In Anthonomus grandis grandis chromosome 16, icAntGran1.3, whole genome shotgun sequence, a single window of DNA contains:
- the LOC126745913 gene encoding probable tubulin polyglutamylase TTLL2, translating to MFEECFGNGPFIFRINENGTGPQLLTQVCLERGWKEYNSENNENNWNIWWRTSGFSVSHHKSIYAWQFLNHIPKGSAICRKDNLIRYLRCMRKIYGSVYDFSPHGYNLPLEYTKLAAECSKGRPQSSRDDDSRFPDEKPIWICKPVAQSQGRGIFLFKKLSELNYDSNTVVQRYIERPFLIGGYKFDLRLYVCVPSYHPLTIYMYREGLARFGTDKFSLNDLKNPFRHLTNCSINKLGPGYPEMKERVGSGCKWTLRQLRRYFQQASTSDWIIWQRITTIVILTILSQAHQIPPTVNCFEFFGFDILIDSSLRPWLLEVNLSPALSNDCDADRLVKKPMLHDMFDLLGLPLYNTGLSIFNIWLDDSNKENENNEEKKKMSLKETISAISAAGRWRKKYKRMSAHHQHQNSRANKGRTRFRSMSAHNQRTYMKLPDAHFDSHCLDSAYAHNVPKEKPIDEIYIKSDYKPWGNGRDWNCPKPSEGGWVRIWPWDGEEKLDRNNNVSNHFNNAGVKSMVNKIIKFNKIAKELVKTHPAASESQLSEFLQQEMDITGEIWIPPL from the exons gTTTGCCTTGAACGCGGGTGGAAAGAATACAACTctgaaaacaatgaaaataactGGAATATATGGTGGAGGACCTCTGGGTTTTCAGTGAGCCACCACAAAAGTATTTATGCTTGGCAG ttcttaaaTCATATCCCAAAGGGATCTGCTATATGCAGAAAGGACAACCTGATTCGATATCTAAGATGTATGAGAAAAATTTATGGATCAGTTTACGATTTTAGCCCTCATGGATACAATTTACCGTTAGAATATACAAAACTAGCGGCAGAATGTAGCAAGGGAAGACCTCAAAGTAGTAGAGATGACGATTCCAGGTTTCCAGATGAGAAACCTATATGGATATGCAAGCCCGTAGCTCAGAGTCAAGGCAGAgggatttttttgtttaaa AAACTTAGCGAACTGAATTACGACAGCAACACAGTAGTTCAAAGGTACATCGAAAGACCATTTTTGATCGGAGGATATAAATTCGACTTAAGATTGTACGTTTGCGTACCTTCGTACCATCCATTAACGATATATATGTACAGGGAAGGTCTTGCCAGATTTGGAACTGATAAGTTCAGCTTAAACGACCTAAAAAATCCATTTAGACACCTCACAAATTGCTCCATAAACAAATTAGGACCTGGTTATCCGGAAATGAAGGAAAGAGTTGGATCAG GGTGTAAATGGACTCTACGGCAGCTAAGACGATATTTTCAACAAGCCTCTACTtcagattggataatatggcaAAGAATAACCACCATAGTAATTTTGACAATATTGAGTCAAGCTCATCAAATTCCTCCAACTGTTAACTGTTTTGAGTTTTTTGGATTTGATATTTTGATAGATTCTTCTCTAAGGCCCTGGTTActtgag GTAAATTTAAGCCCTGCTTTAAGCAATGATTGTGACGCTGATAGACTAGTGAAAAAGCCAATGCTCCATGATATGTTTGACCTATTAGGATTACCTCTATATAATACGGGATTGTCCATTTTCAATATTTGGCTGGATGAttctaataaagaaaatgaaaa taacgaagaaaaaaagaaaatgtcatTAAAAGAAACAATATCTGCCATCAGTGCTGCCGGAAGGTggcgcaaaaaatataaaagaatgtCGGCTCACCACCAGCATCAAAACTCTCGAGCAAACAAAGGCAGAACTAGATTTCGATCTATGTCTGCTCATAACCAAA GGACTTACATGAAACTGCCGGACGCTCATTTTGATAGTCATTGTTTGGATTCCGCCTATGCTCATAACGTGCCAAAAGAAAAACCG ATTGACGAAATATACATAAAGTCAGATTATAAACCATGGGGGAATGGGCGAGATTGGAACTGCCCAAAACCCAGTGAAGGTGGATGGGTGAGAATTTGGCCATGGGATGGAGAAGAAAAATTAGATAGAAACAATAATGTTAGTAatcattttaataatgctgGGGTGAAATCTATGGTTAATAAG ataataaaatttaataaaattgctaaGGAGTTGGTAAAGACACATCCAGCAGCTTCCGAGAGTCAGCTATCGGAGTTTCTTCAGCAAGAAATGGATATTACGGGGGAAATATGGATACCaccactataa